The stretch of DNA AGATTGGGTGTCACGATCAAGGCTGACGGAAAAATCAGTTTCTTGAGCGACTCGACGCCTTTCTCTTCCAGGAGGCGAAAGCCGGACGTGGATCGAATAACCGGGTCAACGATTAATCGCTTGGGACGATATTTGGAAAATGCGTGATGGAGTCTCTCGATATTTTCGCTTGAAAACAGCATTCCCAATTTTACCGCATCAATAGAAACGTCTTCAAAAAGAGGATGGAGCTGTTTTTCAAACAGGTCTGGGGGTATCGCGACCACTTCAAATACCCCGGTACTGTTTTGAATCGTCAGTGCCGTAGGTACTGCCATGCCGTAAACTTCAAAACAGGCAAACGTTTTCAAATCAGCCTGAATGCCAGCGCCTCCGGAAGGATCTGAACCTGCAATGGATAAACATGTTCTCATTTGGATTTTCTTCGTCCTGCGACTGGTTTAAGACGTCTCCAGTTTTAAATTGAGCAGCGAAAAGGGATTGACCCGGGCTCCATTGATCAACAATCCCCAGTGAAGATGTGGTCCTGTGGCTCTCCCGGTATGTCCCACCCATCCAATTTGCGTTCCTTTATTGACTTTTTGGCCTTTCCTGACTTTCGCCTGATATAAATGAAA from Nitrospirota bacterium encodes:
- the thiD gene encoding bifunctional hydroxymethylpyrimidine kinase/phosphomethylpyrimidine kinase is translated as MRTCLSIAGSDPSGGAGIQADLKTFACFEVYGMAVPTALTIQNSTGVFEVVAIPPDLFEKQLHPLFEDVSIDAVKLGMLFSSENIERLHHAFSKYRPKRLIVDPVIRSTSGFRLLEEKGVESLKKLIFPSALIVTPNLKEASVLTSTSVNSIEEMESAAKIIYEFGPKFVLIKGGHLAEEAVDLLYDGESFQKWTSPKIQKKVHGAGCVFSSAIAACLARGHTVEMAVEEAHHFVHQAIRNSSPVGKGSFPLNLFHDPVPLYRKSKNAE